A single window of Streptomyces griseoviridis DNA harbors:
- a CDS encoding MobC family plasmid mobilization relaxosome protein, with protein MTHAPKDGTTPEPDLESNSVSEGRASYPLGYSALSGVSKGSPAPGGPGLVRRRGTPDEEAATEGGSLPEGTQDEREQPRTRRRKYQRRQRPHVRNTRFSDDELILVTAGAKAAGLTLAGFLARAALSAARDLERTASAVADEREVIAEFFAARRHLGHIGNNLNQIARAVNAGAHPSELDVVIAATDRAIQRVQHATDRLLHHD; from the coding sequence ATGACGCACGCACCCAAGGACGGCACCACCCCGGAACCTGATCTTGAGTCCAACTCGGTCTCGGAAGGGCGAGCAAGTTATCCCCTTGGATACTCCGCCTTGAGCGGAGTATCCAAGGGCTCCCCCGCCCCTGGGGGGCCAGGGCTCGTCCGGCGCCGGGGGACGCCAGACGAGGAGGCTGCGACCGAGGGCGGATCGCTGCCAGAGGGGACACAGGACGAACGTGAGCAGCCTCGCACGCGCCGCCGCAAGTACCAACGTCGCCAACGTCCGCACGTCCGCAACACCCGCTTCAGTGACGACGAACTCATCCTCGTGACCGCAGGCGCGAAGGCCGCTGGTCTCACCCTCGCCGGCTTCCTCGCCCGTGCTGCGCTCTCTGCTGCTCGTGACCTCGAACGAACCGCTAGTGCCGTTGCCGACGAGCGGGAGGTGATCGCCGAGTTCTTCGCCGCCCGTCGACACCTCGGCCACATCGGCAACAACCTGAACCAGATCGCCCGAGCGGTCAACGCCGGAGCACACCCGAGCGAACTCGACGTGGTCATCGCGGCCACCGACCGCGCCATCCAGCGCGTCCAGCACGCCACCGACCGACTCCTCCACCACGACTAG
- a CDS encoding relaxase/mobilization nuclease domain-containing protein — translation MIPRIQKRGQRTIGLLYYLYGPGKFEEHTDPHLVASWDHNAPDPGRDSTATLKQLQRLLDQPVENIDPSQRPKKHVWHLSVRNSAEDRILSDEEWGDVARRMVAAAGIDDPEAGAGCRWAAVRHADDHIHIVATLVREDGYKPDLDNDAMRVQAQARVLEAELGLRRLNKGDGTAAKRPTSAERHKAERQGRERTAREELRETVRRAVAGARGDEEVFDRLAAAGLLIRKRTAPSGDLLGYKVALPDDLNKDGEPVFYPGVRLAPDLSLPRIRERWTGEAQDVPAAHKNAIRTGPGSPAAARRGTASAVWQAMLVIKHGDDAVSAAHIASAGEVLDALAKTSAAHTRRELCDAATAFERASRSHIRAVRGHDRALRQAARDVVQGGPALGRGEDGATTAMAIDMLFFLITAAAHWHARKGHAQQAEAAARAAEHLRTAYQAAAAQPLGVLYQRGRRLSRPMLQRQTVLLREALPELAEQILAEPGWYALAATITEAEASGHDPAALLSDVATQHELGTADSVSDVLVWRLRRTADLPADASQLPENSTAGNRSTTRGTTTRPSTPGRRRSGEETPRQTR, via the coding sequence ATGATCCCCAGGATCCAAAAGCGCGGCCAGCGCACCATCGGCCTCCTCTACTACCTCTACGGACCGGGCAAGTTCGAGGAGCACACCGATCCCCACCTCGTCGCCTCCTGGGACCACAACGCCCCCGACCCCGGCCGCGACTCCACCGCGACCCTCAAACAGCTACAGCGGCTCCTAGACCAGCCCGTCGAGAACATTGACCCGTCGCAACGCCCGAAGAAGCATGTGTGGCATCTATCCGTACGCAATAGCGCCGAGGACCGGATCCTGTCGGATGAGGAATGGGGAGACGTGGCCCGCCGGATGGTCGCCGCTGCAGGGATCGACGACCCCGAGGCTGGAGCGGGCTGCCGGTGGGCTGCTGTGCGGCACGCTGACGACCACATCCATATCGTCGCCACCCTCGTCCGTGAAGACGGCTACAAGCCTGATCTCGACAACGACGCCATGCGTGTTCAGGCGCAAGCCCGAGTCCTCGAAGCGGAGCTGGGATTGCGGCGCCTCAACAAGGGTGACGGCACCGCAGCGAAGCGGCCCACCAGCGCCGAACGTCACAAGGCCGAACGCCAGGGCCGCGAGCGCACCGCTCGCGAGGAGCTGCGCGAAACCGTACGACGGGCGGTGGCCGGCGCGAGGGGCGACGAGGAGGTCTTCGACCGGCTCGCCGCCGCCGGCCTCCTGATCCGCAAACGCACCGCGCCCTCCGGCGACCTCCTCGGATACAAGGTCGCTCTGCCCGACGACCTGAACAAGGACGGCGAGCCGGTGTTCTATCCCGGCGTCCGCCTGGCCCCCGACCTGTCGCTGCCCCGCATCCGCGAGCGCTGGACCGGTGAGGCCCAGGACGTTCCAGCTGCCCATAAGAACGCGATCCGTACAGGGCCGGGCAGTCCGGCCGCCGCGCGCCGCGGGACGGCATCGGCCGTGTGGCAGGCTATGCTCGTCATCAAGCACGGCGACGACGCGGTCTCCGCCGCCCACATCGCCTCGGCCGGCGAGGTCCTGGACGCCCTCGCGAAGACGTCCGCCGCCCACACCCGCCGCGAACTATGCGACGCCGCAACGGCTTTCGAACGGGCTTCGCGCTCTCACATCCGCGCCGTACGAGGGCACGATCGAGCCCTGCGGCAGGCCGCCCGCGACGTCGTCCAGGGCGGCCCAGCTCTCGGCCGCGGTGAGGACGGCGCCACCACGGCGATGGCGATCGACATGCTGTTCTTCCTTATCACCGCCGCCGCGCACTGGCATGCCAGGAAGGGGCACGCCCAGCAGGCCGAGGCCGCCGCCCGCGCCGCCGAGCACCTTCGCACCGCCTACCAGGCCGCCGCCGCCCAGCCGCTCGGTGTGCTCTACCAGCGCGGCCGACGTCTGAGCCGGCCGATGCTCCAGCGACAGACGGTGCTGCTGCGCGAGGCGCTGCCGGAGCTGGCCGAGCAGATCCTCGCCGAACCCGGCTGGTACGCCCTGGCTGCAACCATCACGGAAGCCGAAGCCTCCGGCCACGACCCGGCCGCTCTCCTGTCCGACGTTGCCACTCAGCACGAACTGGGCACCGCGGACTCCGTCAGCGACGTGCTCGTGTGGCGGCTGCGACGGACCGCCGACCTGCCCGCCGATGCCTCCCAGCTACCCGAGAACAGCACCGCAGGGAACCGGTCCACGACGCGCGGGACGACCACTAGGCCCTCCACACCCGGCAGGCGACGCAGCGGAGAAGAGACCCCGCGCCAGACCCGGTAG
- a CDS encoding DUF317 domain-containing protein gives MEAPLYPNPPHNPRGVQPAFWVGPRYLAGDDGRLYDAVADTLAGLGWTSLTIVRGRREPDEAPEDRQVLRSTVLHISPDALRWAQWGLADEPFHLGELPIAWQISARAEAGSPLAQWSAYFTRDVPGEAVVDFLVALDASGQPAVPLAGSELVLDAVAAHGWFRDIDQPQAAATDPTCTSHISLGEVPPLIQDADPRALSAESDETGPVGWQAWAEPALGAPCLWAASFAASVPHDLVAAFAASLSSTAPVLRRVLPEATRERLLRAPAN, from the coding sequence TTGGAGGCGCCCCTGTACCCCAACCCTCCGCACAACCCGCGCGGCGTCCAACCCGCGTTCTGGGTCGGCCCCCGATACTTGGCTGGTGACGATGGACGCCTCTACGACGCCGTCGCTGACACGCTCGCTGGCCTGGGCTGGACGAGCCTGACGATAGTCCGCGGACGACGCGAGCCGGACGAGGCACCGGAGGACCGCCAGGTCCTGCGCAGCACCGTTTTGCACATCAGCCCCGACGCCTTGCGCTGGGCCCAGTGGGGCCTGGCGGATGAGCCGTTTCACCTGGGCGAGCTGCCGATCGCCTGGCAGATCTCCGCCCGAGCCGAGGCGGGTAGCCCGCTCGCGCAGTGGTCGGCCTACTTCACCCGTGACGTCCCGGGCGAGGCGGTGGTCGACTTCCTCGTCGCGCTCGACGCAAGCGGCCAGCCTGCTGTGCCGCTCGCCGGATCCGAGCTGGTCCTTGACGCTGTCGCCGCCCACGGATGGTTCCGAGACATCGACCAGCCCCAGGCGGCGGCGACGGACCCGACGTGCACTTCGCACATCAGCCTCGGCGAGGTCCCACCCCTCATCCAGGACGCCGACCCGCGGGCGCTGTCCGCCGAGAGCGACGAGACGGGACCGGTCGGATGGCAGGCGTGGGCCGAGCCCGCCCTCGGGGCGCCCTGTCTGTGGGCGGCATCGTTCGCCGCCAGCGTTCCGCACGATCTCGTCGCCGCATTCGCCGCCTCCCTCAGCTCGACCGCACCGGTCCTGCGGCGGGTACTGCCCGAGGCCACCAGGGAACGCCTCCTGCGCGCGCCGGCCAACTAA
- a CDS encoding DUF317 domain-containing protein, with amino-acid sequence MTVAAAGPSFSTTIEALRPREWQLGPGQPTLVMDQFSAEDFHLIIDDRADVHVSSKDGRFYLGWFPLGRLGTDGEGWKIAVTGTASVRGYHMSFDIETPADIVATTVASVLETSRRL; translated from the coding sequence GTGACCGTAGCCGCTGCGGGCCCCAGTTTCTCCACCACCATCGAAGCCCTGCGACCGCGAGAGTGGCAGCTCGGCCCCGGTCAGCCGACTCTGGTCATGGACCAGTTCTCCGCCGAGGACTTCCACCTGATCATCGATGATCGCGCTGATGTGCACGTCAGCTCCAAGGACGGTCGGTTCTATCTCGGCTGGTTTCCGCTCGGCCGCCTCGGCACGGATGGCGAGGGGTGGAAGATCGCGGTCACTGGAACGGCCAGTGTCCGTGGTTACCACATGTCGTTTGATATCGAGACACCAGCCGACATCGTCGCCACCACCGTAGCCAGTGTGCTGGAGACCTCACGCCGCCTGTGA
- a CDS encoding NucA/NucB deoxyribonuclease domain-containing protein — MPEWCYTSSEGDGTWYFNRARACAIATLVVNVINVPTGELSGQILYQTNEYVYTNPELGTWGHQLAIRLVTQWGATAGTTVEGDATCEGTCSLSASDVDFPSQALSQSSLPYGDALPATTATTAGAVGEAKTSMYWEFKNTQWAKQPGLNRSQVPTPIRCDNNTKGVSKVGCVFKDYVPTNVVSLSGLYPNYARHIKEAQESGLPGAYPDGQPLTRQTDSAEATTNRRTACPQASNGGYPRPTGYSCDEYPFASTHEGAASNKDLGRAFSWCQISALTSRTGPGWSACMIPATENTAAGRDDLRPFYNANRVLEEDEFYVWIVD; from the coding sequence ATGCCCGAATGGTGCTACACGAGTTCCGAAGGGGACGGCACCTGGTACTTCAATCGGGCTCGCGCGTGCGCCATCGCTACCCTGGTCGTCAACGTCATCAATGTGCCGACCGGTGAGCTATCGGGTCAGATCCTGTACCAGACCAACGAATACGTCTACACCAATCCCGAGTTGGGTACGTGGGGGCATCAGCTGGCCATCCGTCTGGTCACCCAGTGGGGAGCGACCGCTGGTACCACGGTCGAGGGCGACGCTACATGCGAGGGAACCTGCTCGCTTTCTGCCAGCGACGTCGACTTCCCCAGTCAGGCTCTCAGCCAGAGCAGCCTGCCGTACGGGGATGCGCTTCCCGCGACTACGGCGACCACGGCCGGCGCTGTGGGCGAGGCCAAGACGTCGATGTACTGGGAGTTCAAAAACACGCAGTGGGCGAAGCAGCCCGGCTTGAACCGTTCTCAGGTGCCCACGCCGATCCGCTGCGACAACAACACAAAGGGCGTGTCGAAGGTCGGCTGCGTCTTCAAGGACTACGTGCCGACCAACGTCGTCAGCCTCAGCGGTCTTTACCCCAATTACGCTCGCCACATCAAGGAAGCTCAAGAATCGGGGCTGCCCGGCGCGTACCCAGACGGTCAGCCGCTGACTCGGCAGACGGACAGCGCGGAAGCTACCACGAACCGCCGCACAGCCTGCCCTCAGGCGTCGAACGGCGGCTATCCGAGGCCCACGGGGTACAGCTGCGACGAGTACCCCTTCGCCTCCACTCATGAAGGAGCCGCCAGCAACAAGGACCTCGGTCGCGCCTTCAGCTGGTGCCAGATCAGCGCACTCACCAGCCGTACCGGGCCCGGCTGGAGCGCCTGCATGATCCCTGCTACCGAGAACACGGCAGCCGGACGAGATGATCTGCGTCCCTTCTACAACGCAAACCGCGTCCTCGAAGAGGATGAGTTCTATGTGTGGATCGTCGACTAA
- a CDS encoding sigma-70 family RNA polymerase sigma factor: protein MPTEPPAPPPVPASLRPGRKLGPIVESAGSAHRAWLEPVRSKYLGSGLTLNELSLRIRLSKSKLSELLRGTGLYPRWEIILSLSVELNMPQWPLHRLWRQAAVEAHKSREWINRCIRRTATASHDEPPLPHRAFRELVEGDYTLYAQVFLEDPQRDSAVSDTFDILWLWWKDALASADTRRFAWRVLRATVMARTPHFDGWPEFGIAAFDTVVLHRLTEPGELMNQVAESLELFKAMSRLPDNQLDVMVLRHQCGFSVDRVSALLGVPPATVRSDERHAVHYLESVIPPPPEAERNPA, encoded by the coding sequence ATGCCCACGGAACCACCGGCACCGCCCCCTGTCCCGGCATCCCTGCGGCCCGGCCGCAAGCTCGGCCCGATCGTGGAGAGCGCGGGCAGTGCCCATCGGGCCTGGCTGGAGCCGGTGCGCTCCAAGTACCTCGGAAGTGGGCTGACCCTCAATGAACTCAGCCTGCGGATAAGGCTGTCGAAGTCGAAGCTCTCCGAACTGCTACGTGGGACCGGCCTCTATCCCCGCTGGGAGATTATCCTCAGCCTGTCTGTCGAGCTGAACATGCCCCAGTGGCCGCTGCACCGGCTCTGGCGGCAAGCGGCCGTCGAGGCACACAAGAGCCGAGAGTGGATCAACCGCTGCATCCGGAGAACCGCCACCGCCTCGCACGACGAACCGCCCCTGCCTCACCGCGCCTTCAGAGAACTGGTCGAAGGCGACTACACCCTGTACGCGCAGGTCTTCCTCGAAGACCCCCAGCGCGACAGCGCCGTCTCCGACACGTTCGACATCCTCTGGCTGTGGTGGAAGGACGCACTGGCCAGCGCCGACACCAGGCGCTTCGCCTGGAGGGTGCTGCGCGCCACGGTCATGGCCAGAACGCCGCACTTTGACGGCTGGCCTGAGTTCGGGATCGCGGCCTTCGACACCGTGGTCCTGCACAGACTTACCGAGCCAGGCGAACTGATGAACCAGGTGGCGGAGAGCCTGGAGCTGTTCAAAGCGATGAGCAGGCTGCCCGACAACCAACTCGACGTCATGGTGCTGCGCCACCAGTGCGGATTCTCGGTGGACAGGGTCTCCGCCCTGCTCGGCGTCCCACCGGCCACCGTGAGGTCCGACGAGCGCCACGCCGTCCACTATCTCGAGAGCGTCATCCCTCCTCCCCCCGAGGCCGAAAGGAACCCTGCATGA
- a CDS encoding DUF397 domain-containing protein, producing METLAYAQVEFIPARRVEFQDWRKSSHSNPDGACVEVARPCRDQVLFRDSKVPQGGVVCVSPDAAAALVTALVKGGC from the coding sequence ATGGAGACTCTGGCATATGCCCAGGTCGAGTTCATTCCTGCTAGGCGAGTAGAATTTCAGGATTGGCGGAAGAGTTCCCACAGCAATCCCGACGGGGCGTGCGTCGAGGTCGCGCGGCCGTGCCGGGACCAGGTTCTCTTCCGTGACTCCAAGGTGCCCCAGGGCGGTGTGGTGTGTGTCTCGCCGGATGCTGCCGCAGCCTTGGTGACGGCCCTGGTGAAGGGAGGCTGTTGA
- a CDS encoding SAM-dependent methyltransferase: MRARCADHDEGENVGNQPASGPASGSEADLGQDRPHSARMYDYYLGGKTNYAVDREAAQAVIQVFPAIEVGARANRAYMHRAARYLARQGITQFIDVGTGIPTAPNLHQVVQEVTPQAAVIYTDNDPIVRVYADELMDGTPEGRTCYIEADATRPDSMLTAIEATGAVDFSRPVALSLHALLHFVPDGQDPYGIVSGLLEPLAPGSFLSLTHSTGDYEPEAWQAITATYRQRRTFTQVRSYTDVLRFFGQLELVDPGLVAAHRWRPEPGWESGPVTDGQVSLYAGVGRKP; this comes from the coding sequence ATGCGCGCGCGGTGTGCGGACCACGATGAAGGGGAGAACGTGGGGAATCAGCCTGCGTCCGGGCCGGCCAGCGGTTCAGAGGCGGACTTAGGGCAGGACAGACCGCACAGCGCCCGCATGTACGACTACTACCTCGGCGGGAAGACGAACTACGCGGTGGACCGTGAGGCGGCGCAGGCCGTCATCCAGGTCTTCCCCGCCATCGAAGTGGGGGCCCGCGCCAACCGCGCCTACATGCACCGGGCCGCGCGCTACCTGGCCCGCCAGGGGATCACCCAGTTTATCGACGTGGGCACCGGTATCCCCACCGCGCCCAACCTCCACCAGGTCGTCCAGGAAGTCACACCGCAGGCCGCGGTCATTTACACGGACAACGATCCGATCGTCCGCGTCTACGCCGACGAACTCATGGACGGAACGCCCGAGGGCCGGACCTGCTACATCGAGGCCGACGCGACACGGCCCGACAGCATGCTGACGGCGATCGAGGCGACCGGCGCCGTCGACTTCAGCAGGCCGGTGGCGCTGAGCCTGCATGCGCTGCTGCACTTCGTCCCCGACGGCCAAGATCCGTACGGGATCGTCAGCGGGCTGCTGGAGCCACTGGCCCCGGGCTCCTTTCTGAGCCTGACGCACAGCACCGGCGACTACGAGCCGGAAGCATGGCAAGCCATCACCGCCACATACAGGCAGCGCAGAACCTTCACCCAGGTGCGCTCCTACACAGATGTGCTGCGCTTCTTCGGGCAACTGGAACTGGTTGACCCCGGGCTGGTGGCCGCGCACCGCTGGCGCCCCGAACCGGGTTGGGAGAGCGGGCCGGTGACGGACGGCCAGGTCTCCCTCTACGCCGGAGTCGGCCGCAAGCCGTAG
- a CDS encoding helix-turn-helix domain-containing protein, translating to MVLGSALCARRMKIGLKQEEVARLLGASVSKVSRIETGQHQFKEHDLARFFAIYQVTDPLERDQLRELAQVANEQPWWQPWSGVAQKHLQAVVSFEDMAQRIKVYEPLQVPGLLQTEAYARALIADSSAETHQREALVGLRMERQLRFRSAAEDKKLICVLDEASLRRRYGNPRIMYQQLEHLIDLAGSPRYLIRIAEQDRYNLPVHLNSSTIWEFAARILPDIAYAEVFDGGMIFQDEEQVDKRKKAFDRLRGASLSPQGSVRRLKDLLSSGYYR from the coding sequence ATGGTGCTGGGGAGTGCCCTGTGCGCCCGCCGTATGAAAATCGGCCTCAAGCAGGAGGAGGTCGCGCGCCTTCTGGGGGCCTCCGTCTCCAAGGTGAGCCGTATCGAGACCGGGCAGCACCAGTTCAAGGAGCACGACCTCGCACGGTTCTTCGCCATCTACCAGGTCACCGACCCACTGGAGCGGGACCAGCTGCGAGAACTGGCGCAGGTGGCCAATGAACAGCCGTGGTGGCAGCCGTGGTCGGGAGTGGCCCAGAAGCACCTCCAGGCGGTTGTGAGCTTCGAGGACATGGCCCAGAGGATCAAGGTGTACGAACCACTGCAGGTGCCGGGCCTGCTGCAGACGGAAGCCTACGCGCGTGCGTTGATCGCGGACAGCAGCGCCGAGACACACCAGCGCGAGGCGCTGGTCGGCCTGAGGATGGAGCGCCAGCTGCGCTTCCGGTCGGCGGCGGAGGACAAGAAACTCATCTGCGTCCTCGACGAGGCCTCTCTCAGGCGCCGGTACGGGAACCCGCGGATCATGTACCAGCAACTGGAGCATCTGATCGATCTGGCAGGCAGCCCGCGCTACCTGATCCGGATCGCGGAGCAGGACCGCTACAACCTGCCCGTCCATCTCAACTCCAGCACCATATGGGAGTTCGCCGCCCGGATCCTCCCTGATATCGCGTACGCGGAGGTCTTCGACGGCGGGATGATCTTCCAGGACGAGGAACAGGTCGACAAGCGCAAGAAGGCGTTCGACCGCCTGCGGGGAGCGTCTCTGTCCCCCCAGGGTTCGGTGCGCCGCCTCAAGGACCTGCTGAGCTCGGGCTACTACCGCTGA
- a CDS encoding S-adenosylmethionine:tRNA ribosyltransferase-isomerase, whose amino-acid sequence MVAEVPDREDYAFDLPVELLAQEPQEARGGKRSDARLAVLHRSGGRVEHRVFTDIVEYVGAGDVLVVNNARFVPSLLPGVDEEGRAVAVSIHSPQGEGTWHCLVAPQAACRPGARFVLGAGLQVTGQLLDETAAGRWRIALDPCDPATLYALAEPAYSPYLKQAPADPEYYQNTYASVPGAVGNPAAGRHFTPALLDLLRERAVSVAEVTHFLAARTRREVTRMLRNLIAQGGAGDLAAEDLVDGTRLSDEFDFPPAERYRISEHAADLINDRRASGGRILVVGTSALRALETVTGPDGRTQPGSGSTSLRIMPGHRFRACDAFLTNLHEPRSSELILVAALTGRDFLLDTYRNELIPRGYRFNYFGDSMLIA is encoded by the coding sequence GTGGTCGCTGAAGTACCCGACCGTGAGGACTACGCGTTCGACCTCCCGGTGGAGTTGCTCGCACAGGAACCGCAGGAGGCACGCGGCGGCAAACGGAGCGATGCGCGTCTGGCGGTCCTTCACCGCTCCGGCGGCCGGGTCGAGCACCGGGTGTTCACCGACATCGTGGAGTACGTGGGCGCCGGTGATGTCCTGGTGGTGAACAACGCCCGGTTCGTGCCGAGCCTGCTGCCCGGTGTGGACGAGGAGGGAAGGGCGGTCGCCGTCAGCATCCACTCACCGCAAGGGGAGGGAACATGGCACTGCCTGGTAGCACCCCAGGCGGCGTGCCGGCCTGGTGCCCGCTTCGTCCTGGGAGCCGGCCTCCAGGTCACAGGGCAGCTGCTGGACGAGACGGCTGCGGGGCGGTGGCGGATCGCGCTCGACCCCTGCGATCCGGCAACCCTGTACGCGCTGGCCGAGCCGGCGTACTCGCCCTACCTCAAACAGGCCCCGGCCGACCCGGAGTACTACCAGAACACCTACGCCTCGGTCCCCGGCGCGGTCGGAAACCCGGCCGCCGGACGCCATTTCACCCCTGCCCTCCTGGACCTGCTGCGTGAGCGGGCGGTATCCGTCGCAGAAGTCACCCACTTCCTCGCCGCCCGCACCCGCCGTGAGGTCACCCGGATGCTCCGGAACCTGATCGCACAGGGGGGCGCCGGAGACCTGGCAGCCGAGGACCTCGTCGACGGGACGAGGCTCTCGGACGAGTTCGACTTCCCGCCGGCCGAGCGCTACAGAATCTCTGAACACGCCGCCGACCTGATCAACGACCGGCGCGCGAGCGGCGGACGGATCCTCGTGGTCGGCACCAGCGCCCTGCGAGCTCTGGAAACCGTGACCGGACCCGACGGCCGGACACAGCCGGGCTCAGGCTCGACGAGCCTACGCATCATGCCCGGACACCGGTTCCGCGCATGCGACGCATTCCTGACCAACCTCCACGAGCCGCGCTCCTCCGAGCTGATCCTGGTCGCCGCACTCACCGGCCGGGACTTCCTCCTCGACACCTACCGCAACGAACTCATCCCCCGTGGCTACCGCTTCAACTACTTCGGCGACTCCATGCTCATTGCCTGA
- a CDS encoding DUF317 domain-containing protein — MPHDTTDGDVYVSPRHLARATAVSDPGLDPLRDLGWDLHHDHLGNAYLTAPDGKVRLGYLPEGDDDGLWRVTAYQDAFGPPAWGVCFNDAAPTEFVTAFTNALAEAYRQGPDHYLARPLAGSADRDPFLAVDPLINHGWQLDRPHLSTFAITSPDGLATLEYTIGDLDPAIELETRDARWHLWAGTSSARPFWYATASTDTPAPLLRAVTETLADPAPLPRWRHDSYSYVKGHAQLSPILPPSPPSPTPLDVRRAAASRRPAALPAASVPRWSTTSRPALPGPRR; from the coding sequence GTGCCTCACGACACCACCGACGGCGACGTCTACGTCTCCCCACGCCATCTGGCCCGCGCTACCGCGGTCAGTGATCCCGGCCTCGACCCGCTGCGCGACCTCGGCTGGGATCTGCACCACGACCACCTCGGCAACGCCTACCTCACGGCCCCCGACGGCAAGGTCCGCCTCGGCTACCTCCCCGAAGGCGATGACGACGGACTGTGGCGCGTCACCGCCTACCAGGACGCCTTCGGCCCACCGGCATGGGGCGTCTGTTTCAACGACGCCGCGCCCACGGAGTTCGTCACCGCCTTCACCAACGCCCTTGCCGAGGCGTACCGGCAGGGCCCGGACCACTACCTTGCCCGCCCGCTCGCCGGAAGCGCCGACCGTGATCCGTTTCTGGCCGTCGACCCGCTCATCAACCATGGCTGGCAGCTCGACCGCCCGCACCTGAGTACCTTCGCCATCACCTCACCCGACGGGCTCGCCACGCTGGAGTACACCATCGGCGACCTCGACCCGGCGATCGAACTGGAGACCCGCGACGCGCGCTGGCACCTGTGGGCCGGCACCTCCTCCGCCCGGCCCTTCTGGTACGCCACGGCCAGCACCGACACCCCCGCCCCCCTTCTGCGGGCCGTGACCGAAACCCTGGCCGACCCCGCACCCCTGCCTCGATGGCGGCACGACAGCTACAGCTACGTCAAAGGCCACGCCCAGCTCTCCCCTATCCTCCCGCCGAGTCCGCCATCGCCCACCCCGCTCGACGTCCGGCGGGCCGCCGCGTCCCGCCGCCCGGCCGCGCTTCCCGCCGCCAGCGTCCCGCGCTGGAGCACCACGAGCCGACCTGCCCTACCCGGCCCGCGCCGCTGA
- a CDS encoding ATP-grasp domain-containing protein — translation MPARPLVLVVAPGDKDYRGYCLEQVADAYDVVLLTDTEPSWEKPHITDHAVVDLSDPAALLGGGRALAGRHNLAGVMTWDEWSVVPTARLARQLGLATTAPEVMQGCRNKATARSLFARHGVPSAASVSVRTLQEAEAAAERIGYPVVLKPASHAGAIGVLRVDDRDQLATAYQAAGRTAGQGTESTSVLVEEFLDGPEISVECVTYRGVTTVVAVNRKTISPPPHFEQLAHSVDANDPLLETVAPAAQAAIDALGITDGVSHIEMRLVEGRPRLIEVNARLAGDMIGHLVRLATGIDLPRAAADIACDRAPDLTPTRSSAAAIRLLYPDTSGTLTHLTYDEPRPHWLDRLHFQCRPGDQLLLPADGGNLFTGRIGYLITTATTGQQARARADRTAHAVTAVLDRGDGTRSTAA, via the coding sequence TTGCCCGCTCGCCCTCTTGTACTTGTCGTCGCGCCCGGAGACAAGGACTACCGCGGCTACTGCCTTGAGCAGGTCGCCGACGCGTACGACGTCGTGCTGCTCACCGACACCGAACCCTCGTGGGAGAAGCCGCACATCACCGATCACGCCGTCGTTGACCTCAGCGATCCTGCCGCGCTGCTGGGAGGTGGCCGGGCCCTGGCCGGACGCCATAATCTCGCCGGTGTCATGACCTGGGACGAGTGGAGCGTGGTCCCGACCGCCCGCCTCGCCCGCCAGCTCGGCTTGGCCACCACCGCACCCGAAGTGATGCAGGGGTGCCGCAACAAGGCCACCGCTCGGTCGCTGTTCGCCCGCCACGGCGTGCCTTCGGCTGCTTCGGTGAGCGTGCGTACCCTCCAAGAGGCCGAAGCCGCCGCCGAACGGATCGGCTACCCCGTCGTACTCAAGCCCGCCTCACACGCGGGTGCCATCGGCGTGCTCCGCGTTGACGACCGTGACCAGCTCGCGACCGCCTACCAGGCAGCCGGCCGCACGGCCGGACAGGGCACCGAGAGCACCAGCGTCCTCGTCGAGGAGTTCCTCGACGGGCCGGAGATCTCCGTGGAGTGCGTCACCTACCGCGGCGTCACCACGGTGGTCGCGGTCAACCGCAAGACCATCAGCCCTCCGCCGCACTTCGAGCAGCTGGCCCACAGCGTGGACGCCAACGACCCGCTCCTGGAGACCGTCGCGCCGGCCGCCCAGGCGGCGATCGACGCTCTCGGTATCACCGACGGCGTCAGCCACATCGAGATGCGGCTCGTCGAGGGCAGACCCCGCCTCATCGAGGTCAATGCCCGCCTGGCCGGAGACATGATCGGCCACCTCGTGCGCCTCGCCACTGGGATCGACCTGCCTCGTGCCGCCGCCGACATCGCCTGCGACCGTGCTCCCGACCTCACGCCCACCAGGTCCTCGGCCGCCGCCATCCGGCTCCTCTACCCGGACACCTCCGGCACCCTCACCCACCTCACCTACGACGAGCCCCGCCCGCATTGGCTGGACCGGCTGCACTTCCAGTGCCGCCCCGGAGACCAGCTCCTCCTCCCCGCCGACGGAGGAAACCTGTTCACCGGCCGGATCGGCTACCTCATCACCACCGCCACCACCGGCCAGCAGGCGCGTGCACGCGCCGACCGGACCGCTCATGCCGTCACCGCGGTCCTCGACCGCGGTGACGGCACCCGCAGCACTGCGGCGTGA